One window of Cucurbita pepo subsp. pepo cultivar mu-cu-16 chromosome LG19, ASM280686v2, whole genome shotgun sequence genomic DNA carries:
- the LOC111781925 gene encoding probable xyloglucan galactosyltransferase GT17 encodes MFPEFFSMFLRKQTAPIPCSFDRERTSKIKKPLLNHYLTYNSFLVLSLLLWFLLLYICFPTNDFHRQTRNSPNRTRHLRPTCPGGPYVYVYDLPAEFNTALLQDCHRLSVYTDMCPHVENRGLGRRLSSSDNSWFATHQFIAEMIFHARMENHPCRTRDPHVAKLFYVPFYGGLHASSKFREPNITERDALAVRLVDFIQAQPTWRKNNGRDHFLALGRTAWDFMRSNANGPDFGANCLLNLNAVQNMSVLTVERNPWTGSNQFGIPYASYFHPYTSAEMVTWQNKMTQSNRPHLFTFIGAPRKGLEKAAIRDDIIRQCDMSSKCRLVNCRGEQADLCYDPAQVLKIMSQSEFCLQAPGDSFTRRSTFDSILAGCIPVFFSPHTAYTQYLWYLPATATDYSVHIDETGDGRMRIEEELLKIPREKVKKMRERVVKLIPNVTYKHPNATDFELMDAVDVALAALSKPMSRGADMSL; translated from the coding sequence atgTTTCCAGAATTTTTCTCCATGTTTCTAAGGAAACAAACAGCTCCAATTCCTTGTTCTTTTGACAGAGAACGAacctccaaaattaaaaagccCCTTCTCAACCATTATCTCACTTACAATtcgtttcttgttctttcccttcttctctggtttctcCTGCTCTACATTTGTTTCCCGACCAATGATTTTCATCGACAAACTCGAAATTCCCCCAATCGGACACGACATTTGCGCCCCACTTGCCCCGGCGGCCCATATGTCTACGTCTACGACTTGCCGGCTGAGTTCAACACGGCCCTTCTCCAAGACTGCCACCGTCTCAGCGTCTATACCGACATGTGTCCCCATGTCGAAAATCGCGGCCTTGGCCGCCGACTTTCCTCCTCTGACAACAGTTGGTTCGCCACCCATCAGTTCATAGCGGAGATGATCTTTCACGCGCGTATGGAGAATCATCCGTGTCGTACACGCGATCCCCATGTTGCTAAATTGTTCTACGTCCCTTTCTATGGTGGGCTCCACGCCTCTAGCAAGTTTCGCGAACCGAATATCACGGAGCGGGATGCGCTTGCCGTTAGATTAGTTGACTTTATTCAAGCGCAGCCCACGTGGCGGAAGAATAATGGACGGGATCATTTCCTTGCACTCGGTAGAACAGCTTGGGATTTCATGAGGAGTAATGCAAATGGGCCGGATTTCGGGGCGAattgtttgttgaatcttAATGCGGTTCAAAACATGTCGGTGCTGACAGTGGAGCGAAATCCATGGACCGGGTCGAACCAATTCGGTATCCCTTACGCTTCTTATTTCCACCCGTACACGTCGGCAGAGATGGTGACGTGGCAGAATAAAATGACGCAATCGAACCGACCCCATCTCTTTACATTCATCGGGGCCCCACGTAAGGGGTTGGAGAAAGCCGCCATACGAGACGACATCATAAGACAATGCGACATGTCGTCCAAATGCAGACTCGTTAATTGCCGGGGGGAGCAGGCCGACCTGTGTTACGACCCAGCCCAGGTCTTGAAAATAATGAGCCAATCGGAGTTCTGCCTGCAGGCACCGGGGGACTCGTTCACTCGGCGGTCGACGTTCGATTCTATATTGGCGGGTTGCATTCCGGTGTTCTTCTCGCCGCACACTGCGTACACGCAGTATTTATGGTATTTGCCGGCGACGGCGACAGATTATTCTGTGCATATTGATGAAACAGGGGACGGGAGGAtgagaattgaagaagaactTTTGAAGATACCCAGagaaaaagtgaagaaaatgaGGGAAAGGGTCGTGAAATTGATTCCTAATGTGACGTATAAGCATCCAAATGCCACTGATTTTGAGCTCATGGATGCTGTTGATGTTGCGCTTGCCGCACTGTCCAAGCCCATGTCGCGCGGCGCCGACATGTCTTTATAG
- the LOC111781924 gene encoding uncharacterized protein LOC111781924, which translates to MEKVSSDCPYPGCFFCVMKEGNPSKRRASILKFFRELPSQDDDGQVLPISGLWNTAMAHPNDPEFIELGIFECMAALIWKGLKNRRWLSHDQNIYIPYYAAHIIGSYTMNMEEFAESAVHAGVIPPLVELLRGRLTWVEQRVAVRALGHLATYASTFPAVASHVEILELSIQLAMSSLEIVYTHFYQYVDRRLSYHCDLLTRGMGGGEMESRKAEEWASQLQCWSLQLINCFAFKPEFLSTICKPEFVVKLPGMWGGLVNENSPAGIGLLRTICHHKLGRGPVASCPSIVEALCNIARSSDDWQSMAIDCLMWLLQDPNTSHKVIDKAAPALLDLAEISSLGDHRRLGESIIDILQECVESQGAGRNSISSRTKEQIEELLSSRQRLEWEKNMPKEDLRIKQAAALVIKLEGNSMFSSGNISAAAFKYSEALALCPMRSKKERVVLYSNRAQCYLLLQQPMAAISDATRALCLHNPINRHAKSLWRRAQAYDMLGLAKESLLDAILFINECSQSNDPDLSLRQNKVPDYAERLVKKQMRAAWLFREAAIKHGNVQCEDGAAGDVYGRETDDSEWETASESDIGNDGRDEMGDDEEDDDDDCQQRCSHLE; encoded by the exons ATGGAAAAAGTATCTTCGGACTGTCCTTATCCAGGATGTTTCTTTTGTGTCATGAAAGAAGGAAATCCTAGTAAACGCAGAGCTAGTATCTTGAAATTCTTCAGAGAACTTCCTTCTCAAGATGATGATGGTCAAGTTCTCCCCATTAGTGGCCTTTGGAACACAGCAATGGCGCATCCGAACGATCCCGAATTTATCGAACTGGGGATATTTGAATGTATGGCTGCACTTATATGGAAGGGACTGAAGAATCGCCGCTGGCTTTCTCACGACCAAAACATTTACATTCCGTATTACGCTGCACATATCATCGGATCCTACACGATGAACATGGAGGAGTTCGCTGAAAGTGCTGTTCATGCTGGGGTGATTCCTCCATTAGTTGAACTTCTGAGGGGAAGACTAACTTGGGTTGAGCAGAGGGTAGCTGTTCGTGCCCTCGGACATCTGGCTACGTATGCAAGTACTTTTCCTGCCGTGGCTAGTCACGTCGAAATACTCGAGCTATCGATTCAGCTAGCAATGAGTTCTCTTGAAATTGTTTATACTCACTTCTATCAGTATGTGGACAGAAGGCTTAGTTATCACTGTGATCTGCTTACTCGTGGAATGGGTGGGGGCGAGATGGAATCAAGGAAGGCAGAGGAATGGGCCAGCCAGTTACAGTGTTGGTCCTTACAACTTATCAATTGCTTTGCATTCAAACCCGAGTTTCTTTCGACTATATGCAAGCCCGAATTTGTAGTAAAGCTTCCTGGCATGTGGGGCGGTCTCGTTAACGAAAATTCACCTGCTGGTATCGGTTTATTGAGAACAATCTGCCATCATAAACTCGGTAGAGGACCTGTTGCTAGCTGCCCCAGTATTGTCGAAGCGTTATGTAATATCGCCCGCTCTTCAGACGATTGGCAGTCTATGGCTATTGACTGTCTCATGTGGTTGCTTCAGGATCCAAATACAAGTCACAAG GTGATCGACAAAGCTGCCCCTGCGCTTCTGGATCTTGCTGAGATATCATCTCTAGGCGATCACCGGAGATTGGGGGAGTCCATAATTGATATTCTTCAGGAATGCGTCGAATCACAAGGGGCTGGACGCAATTCGATCAGCAGTCGTACGAAGGAACAGATAGAAGAGCTATTAAGTTCGAGGCAGAGACTCGAGTGGGAAAAGAACATGCCGAAAGAGGATCTCCGAATCAAACAGGCTGCAGCGCTCGTAATCAAGCTTGAAGGaaattccatgttttcatCAGGAAATATATCTGCAGCTGCATTCAAGTACTCGGAAGCGCTAGCATTGTGTCCGATGAGATCGAAAAAGGAACGAGTCGTTCTGTACAGTAACCGTGCTCAATGTTATCTTCTGTTGCAGCAGCCAATGGCTGCCATCAGTGATGCCACACGTGCTCTGTGTCTTCACAACCCCATAAACCGTCATGCCAAAAGTCTTTGGAGAAGAGCTCAGGCATATGATATGCTTGGGTTGGCTAAAGAAAGCTTGTTGGATGCcattttgttcataaatgAATGCTCTCAGTCGAATGACCCCGACCTTTCATTAAGGCAAAACAAGGTTCCTGACTACGCCGAGCGACTCGTTAAGAAGCAGATGCGTGCAGCTTGGTTATTCAGGGAGGCAGCCATTAAACATGGCAATGTCCAATGTGAAGATGGTGCTGCAGGTGATGTCTATGGTAGGGAGACTGATGATTCTGAATGGGAGACAGCCAGTGAAAGCGATATCGGAAATGACGGAAGGGACGAAATGGGAGATgacgaagaagacgacgacgacgattGCCAACAGAGATGTAGCCATCTTGAGTAG
- the LOC111781800 gene encoding uncharacterized protein LOC111781800, producing the protein MAPLVNFRPTKLFLLFLVLILFAAASLESESPNGELVRRGRRILESVEEEEVPKNKKNSSDGLSTKSLKNQTKLIKNGLSTKNKTIVGKATNSTKLASASILPKVGLKKLNSTTKSTNSTKTTSFPAKKSSDLLKLSTPKNKTTTKQSQTHLEKPNKDQKIQKQSQEKPKKQAQEKPSWIDEDEEDDFVSQFRDLPMKIHKNLIPDLARISTSSKAYITKANKQMTMGFKPIVGNKYASTIATLTSFAFILIPLILVSLLFNRIKAYFSLQKLLIFIQVYLSIYFGILCLSSLVTGLEPLKFFYSTAQSTYMGLQVMQTLGYILYLLLLVMYLVLVFSTDCGLGSRILGLAQTMVGYAVGLHYYVAVFHRMVLHQPPRTNWKIHGIYATCFLVISVFAGAERRKKAYLEEDGAEGKKS; encoded by the coding sequence ATGGCTCCACTTGTGAATTTCAGACCCACAAAGCTATTTTTGctctttcttgttttgatcCTTTTTGCTGCGGCGTCGCTGGAATCTGAATCTCCAAATGGAGAATTGGTtcgaagaggaagaagaattttGGAGTCGGTGGAAGAAGAGGAGGTGccgaagaacaagaagaactcCAGCGATGGCTTATCCACCAAATCCTTAAAAAACCAGACAAAGCTCATTAAGAATGGTTTGTCGACGAAGAACAAGACCATTGTTGGTAAAGCTACGAATTCCACAAAATTGGCATCCGCCAGCATCCTTCCCAAAGTTGGGCTCAAGAAGCTCAATTCCACCACGAAATCCACTAATTCTACCAAAACCACTTCATTCCCTGCCAAGAAATCCTCAGATCTACTCAAATTAAGCACACCCAAGAACAAAACGACAACGAAACAATCCCAAACCcatttggagaaaccaaacaAGGACCAGAAAATTCAGAAACAGAGTCAGGAGAAGCCCAAGAAACAAGCACAGGAGAAACCCAGTTGGATCGACGAAGATGAAGAGGACGATTTCGTTTCACAATTCCGAGATCTACCcatgaaaattcataaaaatttgatcCCAGACCTGGCCAGAATCTCCACCAGTTCCAAGGCTTACATTACCAAAGCCAACAAACAAATGACAATGGGATTCAAACCCATCGTGGGCAACAAGTACGCCTCCACCATCGCTACCTTAACCTCCTTCGCCTTCATATTGATTCCTCTAATCCTGGTGAGTCTTTTATTCAATCGAATCAAGGCTTATTTCTCACTCCAAAAGCTTCTCATATTCATCCAAGTCTACCTCTCAATCTACTTCGGCATCCTCTGCTTATCCTCACTGGTCACTGGCCTCGAGCCCCTCAAATTCTTCTACTCCACCGCGCAATCCACGTACATGGGTTTACAGGTGATGCAAACCCTTGGATACATCTTGTATCTGCTGCTGCTCGTGATGTACCTGGTGCTGGTGTTCTCCACCGATTGTGGGCTCGGGTCGAGGATATTGGGCCTGGCCCAGACCATGGTGGGGTATGCTGTCGGGCTGCATTACTATGTAGCGGTGTTCCACAGGATGGTTCTACACCAGCCGCCGAGAACAAACTGGAAAATTCATGGGATTTACGCCACGTGTTTTCTGGTGATTAGTGTGTTCGCTGGTGcggagaggaggaagaaggctTACTTGGAGGAAGACGGAGCGGAGGGGAAGAAaagttga
- the LOC111781799 gene encoding uncharacterized protein LOC111781799 has protein sequence MKSEALTLMLINLAAVMEKADESLLPGVYKEVGAVLHTDPTGLGSLTLFRSIVQSSCYPLAAYLAVHHNRAHIIVLGAFLWAAATFLVALSSTFLQVAISRGLNGIGLAIVIPAIQSLVADSTDDSNRGLAFGWLQLTGNLGSIIGGLCSVLLASTSFLGIPGWRIAFHLVGLMSVVLGVLVWAFANDPRYCVIDGRVKDQSRKPLWSELKDLFKESKSVLGIQSFQIIVAQGVAGSFPWSALSFAPMWLELVGFSHEKTGFLWALFIIAGSLGGLFGGRMGDILSKRFPNSGRILLSQISSGSAIPLAAILLLLLPDDPSTGFLHGLVLFIMGFSMSWNGPATNNPIFAEIVPEKSRTSIYAMDRSFESVLSSFAPSVVGVLAQHLYGYKPVARGSSDSAQIESDRENAKSLARALYTAIGIPMLVCCFIYSFLHRSYPRDRERARMQALIESEMLLMEACCSPLCKRDSEFQISVGKDVDDEDQTEIDLIYGIDDSLDFNDDNDEKHLHSF, from the exons ATGAAATCTGAAGCACTGACTTTAATGTTGATCAATTTGGCCGCTGTTATGGAGAAGGCCGACGAGTCCTTGTTGCCTGGAGTCTATAAAGAAGTTGGGGCGGTTCTGCACACCGATCCCACTGGGTTGGGTTCCCTAACCCTCTTCAGATCTATTGTGCAGTCCTCTTGTTACCCTTTAGCTGCTTACTTAGCTGTGCATCACAACCGTGCCCATATCATTGTTCTTGGTGCTTTTCTCTGGGCCGCTGCCACTTTCCTCGTTGCCCTTTCCTCCACATTCTTACAG GTTGCAATTTCCAGAGGTTTAAATGGTATTGGTCTTGCCATAGTGATACCAGCCATCCAGTCCCTAGTGGCTGACTCCACTGATGATAGTAACCGTGGCTTAGCTTTTGGATGGCTACAACTAACGGGAAATCTTGGTTCCATTATTGGTGGGCTTTGTTCTGTATTATTAGCCTCCACATCTTTCTTAGGGATCCCAGGATGGAGAATTGCCTTCCATCTTGTTGGACTGATGAGCGTCGTTCTTGGTGTACTAGTATGGGCTTTTGCAAATGATCCACGCTATTGTGTGATTGATGGAAGAGTTAAGGATCAATCAAGGAAGCCATTGTGGTCAGAATTGAAGGATCTTTTTAAAGAATCAAAGTCGGTTTTAGGGATCCAATCTTTTCAGATAATTGTTGCTCAGGGTGTTGCTGGTTCATTTCCTTGGTCGGCTTTGTCATTTGCTCCTATGTGGCTTGAACTTGTGGGGTTTTCTCATGAGAAAACAGGGTTTCTATGGGCTCTTTTTATAATTGCTGGCTCATTGGGTGGCCTTTTTGGAGGAAGAATGGGGGATATACTATCAAAGCGCTTTCCTAATTCAGGGAGAATTCTTCTATCTCAGATAAGCTCAGGTTCTGCTATTCCTCTTGCTGCGATTTTGCTCCTGCTTTTGCCAGATGATCCATCCACTGGATTCTTGCATGGACTGGTTTTGTTCATAATGGGTTTTAGCATGTCGTGGAATGGACCAGCAACTAACAA CCCAATATTTGCTGAGATAGTCCCAGAGAAGTCGCGCACGAGTATTTACGCTATGGATCGATCATTTGAGTCGGTTCTGTCATCGTTCGCTCCTTCGGTTGTAGGAGTTCTGGCACAGCATCTTTATGGATACAAACCAGTAGCAAGAGGATCCTCTGATTCTGCCCAGATTGAAAGTGATAGAGAGAATGCAAAATCACTAGCCAGAGCACTCTACACAGCCATTGGTATTCCGATGTTGGTGTGCTGCTTCATCTACTCTTTCCTGCATCGTTCATACCCAAGAGACCGAGAGCGAGCTAGAATGCAGGCCTTGATAGAGTCTGAAATGCTGCTTATGGAGGCATGCTGTTCACCTCTGTGTAAGCGAGACAGTGAGTTTCAGATATCAGTGGGGAAAGATGTCGATGATGAGGATCAAACAGAGATCGATCTAATCTATGGAATTGATGACAGTCTTGATTTCAATGATGACAATGATGAAAAGCATCTTCACAGTTTCTGA
- the LOC111781801 gene encoding putative uncharacterized protein DDB_G0290521 isoform X1 encodes MDSGSSGSVQSSSGAEDEYDSRAEGFLNYPSLHVGPIPKPNPSPPPSLHSSSFDPFSTFLDPPPSRSSPNSLLNLHPSWPTNPRSDPNPIQYPASMTITPDIQLQTPTQVVHSNNNNNTATVRNPRKRTRASRRAPTTVLTTDTTNFRAMVQEFTGIPAPPFQPPSSSSFPRARLDLFAGASTSSPPYLLRPYPQKLSPFPSTNSLFSPSSIFNLPPPPPPLQQPNINLLRSHLHPNPLHLPLPEDFLSGIVRDGGGNNAPANWGSGTVDGGGGGIPSDQDLIGSTNVTCRNEGHARSDVVLSTIVVHLTLTSWFRGVGAHFEREIHVRLQEKAERYNHMLPFSEMVPHVDLQIQS; translated from the exons ATGGATTCTGGGAGTAGTGGGAGTGTACAAAGCTCAAGCGGTGCCGAAGATGAGTATGATTCACGCGCTGAGGGTTTCTTAAACTATCCGTCACTGCATGTCGGTCCCATCCCTAAGCCTAAcccatcaccaccaccatccCTACATTCCTCCTCCTTCGACCCTTTCTCCACCTTCCTCGATCCTCCACCTTCCCGATCATCCCCAAATTCCCTTCTCAATCTCCACCCTTCTTGGCCCACTAACCCGAGATCCGACCCCAACCCGATCCAATATCCAGCGTCCATGACCATCACGCCCGATATCCAATTGCAAACCCCAACCCAAGTCGTTCACAGcaacaacaataacaataCTGCCACCGTTCGTAACCCGAGGAAGCGAACCCGAGCCTCGAGGCGAGCTCCCACCACCGTCCTGACCACCGATACCACCAATTTCCGAGCCATGGTCCAGGAATTCACTGGGATTCCTGCACCACCCTTCCAGCcgccctcctcctcctctttccCTAGAGCCCGGCTTGATCTTTTTGCCGGCGCCTCCACTTCCTCCCCACCGTACCTACTCCGTCCATACCCCCAAAAGCTATCCCCCTTTCCTTCAACTAATTCCCTTTTTTCTCCCTCCTCCATTTTCAATCTCCCGCCCCCACCTCCACCACTCCAACAACCCAACATTAACCTCCTCCGCTCCCACCTCCATCCTAATCCGCTGCATCTGCCTCTCCCTGAAGACTTCCTTTCTGGGATCGTTAGAGACGGCGGTGGGAATAATGCTCCGGCAAATTGGGGCAGTGGCACCGTCGACGGTGGTGGAGGAGGAATACCGTCCGATCAAGATCTAATTGGGTCTACGAATGTGACGTGTAGGAATGAAG GACACGCCAGATCCGACGTCGTTTTGAGCACGATTGTGGTCCATCTCACCTTGACGTCATGGTTTCGTGGGGTTGGGGCCCACTTCGAGCGGGAAATCCACGTAAGGCTTCAGGAAAAAGCGGAGAGATACAATCACATGTTGCCGTTCTCAGAAATGGTCCCCCACGTGGATCTGCAGATTCAATCATGA
- the LOC111781801 gene encoding putative uncharacterized protein DDB_G0290521 isoform X2, which produces MDSGSSGSVQSSSGAEDEYDSRAEGFLNYPSLHVGPIPKPNPSPPPSLHSSSFDPFSTFLDPPPSRSSPNSLLNLHPSWPTNPRSDPNPIQYPASMTITPDIQLQTPTQVVHSNNNNNTATVRNPRKRTRASRRAPTTVLTTDTTNFRAMVQEFTGIPAPPFQPPSSSSFPRARLDLFAGASTSSPPYLLRPYPQKLSPFPSTNSLFSPSSIFNLPPPPPPLQQPNINLLRSHLHPNPLHLPLPEDFLSGIVRDGGGNNAPANWGSGTVDGGGGGIPSDQDLIGSTNVTCRNEGEIGGEI; this is translated from the exons ATGGATTCTGGGAGTAGTGGGAGTGTACAAAGCTCAAGCGGTGCCGAAGATGAGTATGATTCACGCGCTGAGGGTTTCTTAAACTATCCGTCACTGCATGTCGGTCCCATCCCTAAGCCTAAcccatcaccaccaccatccCTACATTCCTCCTCCTTCGACCCTTTCTCCACCTTCCTCGATCCTCCACCTTCCCGATCATCCCCAAATTCCCTTCTCAATCTCCACCCTTCTTGGCCCACTAACCCGAGATCCGACCCCAACCCGATCCAATATCCAGCGTCCATGACCATCACGCCCGATATCCAATTGCAAACCCCAACCCAAGTCGTTCACAGcaacaacaataacaataCTGCCACCGTTCGTAACCCGAGGAAGCGAACCCGAGCCTCGAGGCGAGCTCCCACCACCGTCCTGACCACCGATACCACCAATTTCCGAGCCATGGTCCAGGAATTCACTGGGATTCCTGCACCACCCTTCCAGCcgccctcctcctcctctttccCTAGAGCCCGGCTTGATCTTTTTGCCGGCGCCTCCACTTCCTCCCCACCGTACCTACTCCGTCCATACCCCCAAAAGCTATCCCCCTTTCCTTCAACTAATTCCCTTTTTTCTCCCTCCTCCATTTTCAATCTCCCGCCCCCACCTCCACCACTCCAACAACCCAACATTAACCTCCTCCGCTCCCACCTCCATCCTAATCCGCTGCATCTGCCTCTCCCTGAAGACTTCCTTTCTGGGATCGTTAGAGACGGCGGTGGGAATAATGCTCCGGCAAATTGGGGCAGTGGCACCGTCGACGGTGGTGGAGGAGGAATACCGTCCGATCAAGATCTAATTGGGTCTACGAATGTGACGTGTAGGAATGAAG GAGAGATTGGAGGCGAGATTTGA